A window of Esox lucius isolate fEsoLuc1 chromosome 18, fEsoLuc1.pri, whole genome shotgun sequence contains these coding sequences:
- the LOC114841029 gene encoding uncharacterized protein LOC114841029: protein MDPVRYKRYLVDDEAPVPERTKRRRKRKDISEDMGDDEEAVASSSTTQYLTQEDNQDDPVSTASDDTMNQPIPGPSSSPGEPVEEHLEDPTSPTLDQKPTKEQVELLLLALKLKHGLTNRALEDIMHLINFIAGPGGELVSGSKYLFYKAFDSVKDILEVHYVCKSCKVSMQEGPFNVKCPVCDQDTSKAHAQKDQCFLYLPLKYQIKKLLEDHQLGKHLKHRFEKKDASIKDIYDGHLYKKRSPLASPDSISLTFNCDGVPVHKSNTKSLWPILCTINELPIQLRAKHVMLCGLWFGQNKPNMNTYMKPFVDECIELYSNGLIWESESGEIVTSKVLLTTMVADSVARPLIQNFKQFNGEFGCSFCMQKGTSVLKRRGRVRAYPYEKAELRNPSQTDDLVEEALAGNPTKGVKGPSILSCLPDFNIIDGCVPDYMHSVLLGVARSITTLWFHSENNQSPWYIGHSTEQIDDILTSIKPPCNVSRVPRSVKEKKFWKAHEWNMWLFYYSIPTLKGVLPEKYLKHWFKLVKGVSLLLGENISPLHISESEGLLTEFVQEMETLYGINNVTFNVHLCLHLPNTVRNWGPLWAQSAFVFESYNGIILDMIKSSQGVSLQIMKTVWLQVAFPSFSQKTMVAASDDYLALLESFSVEKKMVQEVSRCHGVTSLGRPKICMIRNDDFLALNSISNLENRVTVKYFCRVVVNLEIVHSQNYSRTFRRNSYTVILSDREESIFSVKTFIVCDLGQGETCYAVGKYYQKVKQDICGQFKNPCYFIPVGKCLGPLAL from the exons ATGGATCCAGTACGTTACAAAAGGTACCTCGTTGACGACGAAGCACCCGTTCCAGAAAGAACAAAGAGAAGACGTAAACGAAA ggACATTTCTGAAGATATGGGTGATGATGAAGAAGCTGTGGCCTCTTCTTCTACAACTCA gtatcTCACCCAAGAGGACAATCAAGATGACCCGGTGTCTACTGCTTCTGATGACACA atgaaCCAACCCATACCTGGCCCTAGCTCTTCACCTGGGGAGCCAGTAGAGGAACATCTAGAAGACCCCACAAGTCCAACTTTAGACCAGAAACCAACAAAAGAACAGGTGGAACTCCTGCTGCTGGCATTAAAACTCAAACATGGATTAACAAATAGAGCCTTGGAGGACATCATGCATCTTATCAACTTTATTGCTGGTCCTGGTGGGGAATTGGTTAGTGGCTCAAAGTACCTTTTCtacaaagcatttgattcagTGAAAGACATATTAGAAGTACATTATGTGTGCAAGAGTTGCAAGGTAAGCATGCAGGAAGGTCCCTTTAATGTCAAGTGCCCAGTCTGTGACCAGGACACATCAAAAGCGCATGCACAAAAAGACCAGTGTTTTTTGTACTTGCCACtaaaataccaaattaaaaaACTGCTTGAGGACCACCAATTAGGGAAACACCTGAAACACCGCTTTGAGAAGAAGGATGCCTCCATCAAAGATATATATGATggacatttatacaaaaaacGATCACCCCTTGCATCACCAGACAGCATAtcactgactttcaactgtgatggagtgccagtgcacaaatcaaacacaaaaagtTTGTGGCCAATTTTGTGTACTATTAATGAACTGCCAATACAGCTACGTGCAAAACATGTTATGCTTTGTGGCCTGTGGTTtggtcaaaacaaaccaaatatgaACACTTACATGAAACCATTTGTCGATGAATGCATAGAGTTGTACTCTAATGGTCTTATATGGGAAAGTGAAAGTGGGGAAATTGTCACAAGTAAAGTACTGCTTACTACCATGGTGGCAGATTCAGTTGCTCGGCCACTGATTCAGAActttaaacagtttaatggtgagtttgggtgttctttttgtatgcagAAAGGAACAAGTGTGCTAAAACGCAGGGGGCGTGTAAGGGCTTATCCCTATGAAAAAGCAGAGTTGAGGAATCCCTCCCAGACTGATGATCTGGTGGAAGAGGCTCTTGCTGGAAACCCCACTAAGGGAGTGAAAGGGCCTAGTATTTTGTCTTGTCTACCTGATTTTAAtatcattgatggctgtgttccAGATTATATGCACAGTGTGCTGCTGGGTGTAGCAAGAAGCATCACCACGCTGTGGTTTCATTCTGAAAACAACCAATCGCCATGGTATATCGGACACTCAACAGAACAGATTGATGACATTTTAACTTCTATTAAACCCCCCTGTAATGTTTCCCGTGTCCCCCGctcagtgaaagagaaaaagttctGGAAGGCACACGAGTGGAAcatgtggttgttttattacagcataccAACATTGAAAGGGGTCTTACCTGAAAAATATCTGAAGCACTGGTTTAAGTTGGTAAAGGGGGTTTCTCTTCTACTCGGTGAGAATATATCACCACTGCACATATCAGAATCTGAGGGGTTGCTAACAGAGTTTGTTCAGGAAATGGAGACCCTTTATGGGATCAATAATGTCactttcaatgtacatttgtgccTTCATCTGCCCAATACTGTGAGGAACTGGGGTCCCCTCTGGGCACAGTctgcatttgtgtttgagtCATACAATGGGATCATTTTAGATATGATAAAGAGCAGCCagggagtttctctgcagataatgaaaacagtttggCTACAGGTTGCATTTCCATCATTTTCCCAAAAAACCATGGTGGCAGCTTCTGATGATTACTTAGCTCTCTTAGAGTCTTTTtcagttgagaaaaaaatggtGCAGGAAGTAAGTCGCTGTCATGGTGTTACATCTCTGGGTAGGCCTAAAATTTGTATGATCAGAAATGATGATTTTCTGGCCTTGAACAGCATCAGCAACCTTGAAAATAGAGTCACTGTGAAGTATTTTTGCAGAGTAGTGGTTAATCTTGAAATAGTTCATTCACAAAACTACTCGCGTACTTTTCGGAGAAACTCGTACACTGTCATTCTTTCTGATCGAGAGGaaagtattttctctgtgaAGACATTCATTGTCTGTGATCTGGGGCAGGGGGAGACATGTTATGCAGTGGGGAAGTACTaccaaaaagtgaaacaggacatctGCGGTCAATTTAAGAATCCTTGTTATTTCATCCCTGTAGGGAAATGTCTGGGGCCTTTA GCACTGTAA
- the LOC114840813 gene encoding histone H3.v1-like isoform X2, translating into MEKEVTQQTKRPHIPNSKYRDQGQTEKASKKRVDNKKRCPSKYNHEEEEEKEEEEDEARHDRPSKNKRASEEEERIGDEEDIVPPSKKKTAAEFRKHLDEQMWERRKLDQMQRNLQELRNEVHSLKNENARLKDIIINQTPQMKSDIAIIAQKTGRTPVEDLDSSFSTFGEMQPTPERRQSPEDTEPFKESPMVTERFRETPQTAATAETSAKTQMEVIKGSGVFCQAEAWKAARLAPSATAMVRNLLLGTFDLETLLKSNLNGGKPTRGDGEQLVALDQIKKAAIIATLLGYCAVRCYIEEVAGSQPRADRHIYQFKAHGAEKINKINSFFFLFSFLSCFCSCSI; encoded by the exons atggagaaagaagtcacacagcaaacaaaacGTCCTCACATCCCAAACTCAAAGTACCGTGATCAGGGGCAGACTGAGAAGGCTTCAAAGAAAAGG gTTGACAATAAAAAGAGATGTCCTTCTAAATACAaccacgaggaggaggaggagaaggaggaggaggaggatgaggcgcGTCATGACAGGCCTTCAAAGAACAAG cggGCCAGCGAAGAGGAGGAGCGTAttggggatgaagaggacatagTACCACCCTCTAAGAAAAAG ACAGCTGCTGAATTTAGAAAACACCTGGATGAACAGatgtgggagagaaggaaacttgaccaaatgcaaagaaatttGCAGGAGTTGAGAAATGAAGTCCATtctcttaaaaatgaaaatgcacgtCTGAAAGACATTATCATCAATC AAACCcctcaaatgaaaagtgacatcgCCATTATTGCTCAAAAG ACTGGAAGGACTCCTGTGGAGGATCTAGATTCCTCCTTCTCGACTTTTGGAGAAATGCAACCG actccagagaggagacagagcccAGAGGACACCGAGCCCTTTAAAGAGAGTCCCATGGTGACTGAGCGCTTTCGAGAGAcaccacag ACTGCAGCAACAGCTGAGACCTCAgcgaaaacacag atggAAGTTATAAAGGGCTCTGGGGTGTTTTGCCAGGCTGAAGCGTGGAAAGCAGCCCGCCTTGCCCCCTCTGCTACTGCCATGGTGCGGAATCTCCTGCTGGGCACCTTTGATTTGGAGACTTTGCTGAAAAGCAACCTGAATg GTGGGAAGCCAACCAGAGGGGATGGGGAGCAGCTGGTCGCACTTGACCAAATTAAAAAGGCAGCCATTATTG CCACATTGCTGGGGTATTGCGCTGTAAG ATGCTACATTGAAGAAGTGGCCGGCAGCCAGCCGAGGGCAGATAGGCACATCTATCAATTCAAAGCTCACGGAGCTGAGAAGATCAACaagataaatagttttttttttctattcagttttttgtcttgtttttgttcttgttctaTTTGA
- the LOC114840813 gene encoding cancer-related regulator of actin dynamics homolog isoform X1 gives MEKEVTQQTKRPHIPNSKYRDQGQTEKASKKRVDNKKRCPSKYNHEEEEEKEEEEDEARHDRPSKNKRASEEEERIGDEEDIVPPSKKKTAAEFRKHLDEQMWERRKLDQMQRNLQELRNEVHSLKNENARLKDIIINQTPQMKSDIAIIAQKKTGRTPVEDLDSSFSTFGEMQPTPERRQSPEDTEPFKESPMVTERFRETPQTAATAETSAKTQMEVIKGSGVFCQAEAWKAARLAPSATAMVRNLLLGTFDLETLLKSNLNGGKPTRGDGEQLVALDQIKKAAIIATLLGYCAVRCYIEEVAGSQPRADRHIYQFKAHGAEKINKINSFFFLFSFLSCFCSCSI, from the exons atggagaaagaagtcacacagcaaacaaaacGTCCTCACATCCCAAACTCAAAGTACCGTGATCAGGGGCAGACTGAGAAGGCTTCAAAGAAAAGG gTTGACAATAAAAAGAGATGTCCTTCTAAATACAaccacgaggaggaggaggagaaggaggaggaggaggatgaggcgcGTCATGACAGGCCTTCAAAGAACAAG cggGCCAGCGAAGAGGAGGAGCGTAttggggatgaagaggacatagTACCACCCTCTAAGAAAAAG ACAGCTGCTGAATTTAGAAAACACCTGGATGAACAGatgtgggagagaaggaaacttgaccaaatgcaaagaaatttGCAGGAGTTGAGAAATGAAGTCCATtctcttaaaaatgaaaatgcacgtCTGAAAGACATTATCATCAATC AAACCcctcaaatgaaaagtgacatcgCCATTATTGCTCAAAAG AAGACTGGAAGGACTCCTGTGGAGGATCTAGATTCCTCCTTCTCGACTTTTGGAGAAATGCAACCG actccagagaggagacagagcccAGAGGACACCGAGCCCTTTAAAGAGAGTCCCATGGTGACTGAGCGCTTTCGAGAGAcaccacag ACTGCAGCAACAGCTGAGACCTCAgcgaaaacacag atggAAGTTATAAAGGGCTCTGGGGTGTTTTGCCAGGCTGAAGCGTGGAAAGCAGCCCGCCTTGCCCCCTCTGCTACTGCCATGGTGCGGAATCTCCTGCTGGGCACCTTTGATTTGGAGACTTTGCTGAAAAGCAACCTGAATg GTGGGAAGCCAACCAGAGGGGATGGGGAGCAGCTGGTCGCACTTGACCAAATTAAAAAGGCAGCCATTATTG CCACATTGCTGGGGTATTGCGCTGTAAG ATGCTACATTGAAGAAGTGGCCGGCAGCCAGCCGAGGGCAGATAGGCACATCTATCAATTCAAAGCTCACGGAGCTGAGAAGATCAACaagataaatagttttttttttctattcagttttttgtcttgtttttgttcttgttctaTTTGA
- the LOC114840813 gene encoding cancer-related regulator of actin dynamics homolog isoform X3, producing the protein MEKEVTQQTKRPHIPNSKYRDQGQTEKASKKRVDNKKRCPSKYNHEEEEEKEEEEDEARHDRPSKNKRASEEEERIGDEEDIVPPSKKKTAAEFRKHLDEQMWERRKLDQMQRNLQELRNEVHSLKNENARLKDIIINQTPQMKSDIAIIAQKKTGRTPVEDLDSSFSTFGEMQPTPERRQSPEDTEPFKESPMVTERFRETPQTAATAETSAKTQMEVIKGSGVFCQAEAWKAARLAPSATAMVRNLLLGTFDLETLLKSNLNGGKPTRGDGEQLVALDQIKKAAIIDATLKKWPAASRGQIGTSINSKLTELRRSTR; encoded by the exons atggagaaagaagtcacacagcaaacaaaacGTCCTCACATCCCAAACTCAAAGTACCGTGATCAGGGGCAGACTGAGAAGGCTTCAAAGAAAAGG gTTGACAATAAAAAGAGATGTCCTTCTAAATACAaccacgaggaggaggaggagaaggaggaggaggaggatgaggcgcGTCATGACAGGCCTTCAAAGAACAAG cggGCCAGCGAAGAGGAGGAGCGTAttggggatgaagaggacatagTACCACCCTCTAAGAAAAAG ACAGCTGCTGAATTTAGAAAACACCTGGATGAACAGatgtgggagagaaggaaacttgaccaaatgcaaagaaatttGCAGGAGTTGAGAAATGAAGTCCATtctcttaaaaatgaaaatgcacgtCTGAAAGACATTATCATCAATC AAACCcctcaaatgaaaagtgacatcgCCATTATTGCTCAAAAG AAGACTGGAAGGACTCCTGTGGAGGATCTAGATTCCTCCTTCTCGACTTTTGGAGAAATGCAACCG actccagagaggagacagagcccAGAGGACACCGAGCCCTTTAAAGAGAGTCCCATGGTGACTGAGCGCTTTCGAGAGAcaccacag ACTGCAGCAACAGCTGAGACCTCAgcgaaaacacag atggAAGTTATAAAGGGCTCTGGGGTGTTTTGCCAGGCTGAAGCGTGGAAAGCAGCCCGCCTTGCCCCCTCTGCTACTGCCATGGTGCGGAATCTCCTGCTGGGCACCTTTGATTTGGAGACTTTGCTGAAAAGCAACCTGAATg GTGGGAAGCCAACCAGAGGGGATGGGGAGCAGCTGGTCGCACTTGACCAAATTAAAAAGGCAGCCATTATTG ATGCTACATTGAAGAAGTGGCCGGCAGCCAGCCGAGGGCAGATAGGCACATCTATCAATTCAAAGCTCACGGAGCTGAGAAGATCAACaagataa
- the tdh gene encoding L-threonine dehydrogenase: MPVIRTLSKVAKQALLSTGCGCEPLTVAVRTISFSPRQVTSDASFHSVSFSETDHPKVLITGGLGQLGVGLAKMLRKRFGNNNVILSDIRKPPSHVFHSGPFIYSDILDYKNLREIVVNNRITWLVHYSALLSAVGEANVALARDVNITGLHNVLDIAAEHGLRLFVPSTIGAFGPTSPRNPTPDLCVQRPRTIYGVSKVHAELMGEYYHHRYGLDFRSLRYPGIISADSQPGGGTTDYAVAIFHDAIKTGKFECNLKPDTRLPMMYIDDCLRATVEMMEAPTDTLSMRTYNINAMSFTPEELAQEVQKQLPELEVTYEIDQVRQAIADSWPMNFDDSNARNDWGWKHDYDLPELVQTMLNYIGADSRIAQAN; encoded by the exons ATGCCTGTCATCAGAACACTCAGCAAGGTAGCCAAGCAGGCCCTCCTGAGCACAGGATGTGGATGTGAGCCGCTCACAGTGGCTGTACGGACCATCAGCTTCTCTCCCCGCCAAGTCACCTCAGACGCCAGTTTCCACTCTGTGTCGTTCTCAGAGACAGACCACCCCAAGGTGCTCATCACTG GTGGCCTTGGGCAGTTGGGTGTTGGGCTGGCTAAAATGTTGAG GAAACGGTTTGGGAACAACAATGTGATCCTGTCTGATATCAGGAAGCCTCCTAGTCACGTTTTTCACAGCG GCCCATTCATCTACTCTGACATCCTGGACTACAAAAACCTGCGTGAGATCGTTGTAAACAACCGCATCACATGGTTGGTCCATTACAGTGCCCTGCTCAGTGCTGTGGGTGAGGCCAACGTGGCTCTGGCGCGCGACGTGAACATCACAG GCCTCCACAATGTCCTGGACATCGCAGCGGAGCACGGCCTACGTCTGTTCGTTCCCAGCACCATTGGAGCTTTCGGTCCCACCTCACCACGGAACCCGACACCTGACCTTTGTGTTCAGAGACCAAGAACCATCTATGGAGTTTCAAAGGTCCACGCAGAGCTAATGGGAGAG TACTACCACCACCGGTACGGTCTGGACTTCCGCAGTCTCCGTTACCCTGGCATCATCTCGGCCGACTCACAGCCTGGCGGAGGAACGACTG ACTACGCAGTAGCCATCTTCCACGACGCCATCAAGACGGGGAAGTTTGAGTGCAACCTGAAGCCAGACACACGGCTGCCCATGATGTATATTGATGACTGTCTGCGTGCCACTGTGGAGATGATGGAGGCGCCCACAGACACCCTCTCAATGAGAACATACAACATCAACGCCATGAGCTTCACTCCAGAGGAACTGGCCCAAGAGGTCCAGAAACAGCTGCCTGAACTGGAGGTCACCTATGAAATCGACCAAGTCAGACAGGCCATCG CCGACAGCTGGCCAATGAACTTCGATGACTCAAACGCACGAAACGACTGGGGCTGGAAGCACGACTATGACCTCCCAGAGCTTGTCCAGACCATGCTCAACTACATTGGGGCAGATTCGCGCATCGCACAGGCCAACTGA